A window from Aeromonas rivipollensis encodes these proteins:
- the ccoS gene encoding cbb3-type cytochrome oxidase assembly protein CcoS, translating into MNIIFVLIPIAILFVIIAGAVFFWAIRSEQFEDLDRQGSNILFDEEQATTKGKDQPSDDKQP; encoded by the coding sequence ATGAACATCATTTTTGTCCTGATCCCCATCGCCATCCTGTTCGTCATCATAGCGGGGGCCGTCTTCTTCTGGGCCATTCGCTCGGAGCAGTTCGAGGATCTCGACCGCCAGGGCTCCAACATACTGTTTGACGAGGAGCAAGCCACCACCAAGGGCAAGGATCAGCCGAGTGATGACAAGCAGCCTTGA